A genomic segment from Corythoichthys intestinalis isolate RoL2023-P3 chromosome 2, ASM3026506v1, whole genome shotgun sequence encodes:
- the phlda3 gene encoding pleckstrin homology-like domain family A member 3 has translation MSLPTKVTRDGLLEKRSSGLLQLWKKKRCMLTDEGLRLRNCKGPAADHAPSPCAAWSSGSRAKELLFERMVTVDCVEYKRDLVYFTVVMATGKEIDFRCPQDGTAWNAEIALALVRYKNLQAVQSGRKRQISAAHLGSTEEEDEAL, from the coding sequence ATGTCTCTTCCGACCAAAGTGACGCGAGATGGGCTACTGGAGAAGCGCAGCAGTGGTCTCCTCCAGCTTTGGAAGAAGAAGCGTTGCATGCTGACCGACGAGGGGCTCCGGCTGCGAAACTGCAAGGGTCCCGCCGCAGACCACGCTCCGTCGCCGTGCGCGGCGTGGAGCTCCGGCTCCAGAGCCAAAGAGCTGCTTTTCGAACGCATGGTGACGGTGGACTGCGTGGAGTACAAGCGGGACCTGGTGTACTTCACCGTAGTGATGGCCACCGGAAAGGAGATCGACTTTCGCTGTCCGCAGGACGGTACGGCGTGGAACGCGGAGATCGCTTTGGCTCTGGTCCGTTACAAGAACCTCCAGGCCGTCCAGAGTGGAAGGAAGAGGCAAATTTCCGCCGCGCACCTGGGCAGCACCGAGGAAGAGGACGAGGCGCTGTGA